In Lolium rigidum isolate FL_2022 chromosome 7, APGP_CSIRO_Lrig_0.1, whole genome shotgun sequence, the DNA window GGTAGCTTTATCTAGTTTTTCCGTTAAAAAATTACAAATGACAGACCTTGGGCACTGTTACAATTGCACCAAAATTTGGCTGTTGTGCCTGCAAATTACAAACCTAGAATATTCTTGACAGAAACATGATATCTATTCAGACCTGGGGCAGACGCACGTTGTGCTGAGTGGGGGCATCTCCCCCAGTCAATTTTCCATTTTCGCTctagataccggatatcaaataggCTGTGCCCCCAGTCAGTCCAGTACATCTGCCCCCAGTCCATCCGACTCACCTTTGTTTGTAAAAGCCCAGGAAGAAAAGAGGCCTGCCAGAACAGTGCTATAACCGTACAACATGCGCATGGGCGGACGTAGCGGATGGGCCgggggggccgtggcccacccagaaatttgacaaaaaaaattgatACCCCTAATCGTCTCTGGCCCAAGAAGGAAAACGACCGAGCGCGGAGTGGCTAAGCCTGAGCGAGCGCGAGCGGAACTGTCTCTGCTCGTCCAGGCCGGCGCCCGAGCCAAACCTAGCTCCGTGTCCATGGCGCTTCCTCCGCCCTCTGCTCTGCTCTGCCTCCACCGCGAACTCGCCTGACTCGGCTGGTCGGCCCTCCCAGGCTCCTCTTCCTCTCCAGTCTCCCCTGGCCATGGAGGCAGTCGGCGGGATCTCGTCGGTCGCCGGATACGCACTCGGCCGGCCACTGCTCGCCGCCGCGGCAGTCCAGCCCCCACCGTTCAGCCTCCAGCACCCAGCGGCAGTCCAGCCCAACTGCAGGTACCACCGTACCAGCCTGAGCCTCCACTGCTGCCGACATGGTCATGGACTGGACATGGTTTGGGGAATTGGGGAAGAATATGTGACTATATTTTGTTAAATCTCTGTCCATAGTTTGTTAAATCAATTTTGTTACATCTCTGTCCATAATTTGTTAAATCTTTGTCCATAGTTATAGTTTGGCACTTGTAGAAAACTAGAAATGGAGAGAAATATATGTCACTGGTAGTTATAGATTTTTTTCCCACAAAAAAAGAATATGTCACATTTCTATTTATGCTATATTCTATCATGTAAGACTCTTTTCATGCCTTGAACTACTTCTCTGTCATGTCCAACCATATCTCTTTGGCTCAAATGTTTTGTAATTGAGGAATATTATCTATAACCTGCTTTTATATTATTCACCTGCTAACACAAATGTGTTCGCAATGTATTATctcatctattatattattatttTAAATACACTAAAAGAACAACAATTAATGATTTAATCTATTATTGTTGTTGCCGGGAACTTATGATTTGAAGCACACTCCTTTGATCTCTTTAGATTGAAACGGGACGAAACTTTCTCAGTTTGACTTGCTACTTCACTACCAATGATATTACTTCACGTAAAAAGATGATATTACTACTTTTTCTTTTAccacaaacaagggatacaatatgTTGTGAATTAGGAATACAAGACACAAAAGAATGATCACCTGTTGGCCACAGTATATAGCAGTTCTAATTTTTGGGCAGCGCTAaataagaaagctagaaaggctaATTAAACATGTTATGACTAGCAGGAGATAGTGATACGCTCAAACACACATGCAAAGCCACCGCTGGCACACCATGCCCAAACGTGTTGTAGACAGCGCGGCGAACAACGGTTTTCACATTTTGGGGGCGCAAAAAAATGGAGGTGTGCCCCCCACCCCCCCTCTAATtctttcctgcgtccgccactgaaCGTGTGTGTGTCTCACTGTCTTCAGAACTTCCACGATGCGATCCACAGCTAGTAAAAACCCTGCCGCTTTATTTGCCTGACTATGTCGCTTTGTTTCTGGAGAATGAGACACAAGCGTCAGGGCCGTCGGCCAGGAGCCAGCCTTCCGCCACCATCAGTCTGCCGTGTGCCCGGCTGCTGCCACTGACTGACCGCCTCCCAGCTGCCGCGTCGAGACGTAATGCAAGTCCAAGGTAAGCTGAATGTTAGGCATTATTTCCGTATAGAATTAGGGCTTTTGAATTTTTGATACAATCTATAATCCTTTTTATTCTGATTCTGTTTATCTTTTCTATTTCAAATAAAATAGAATCCTTAGTCCCTTATTACTACTACAGTGGTCCTTATTAATATGATACACAACATGTAATCAAATTACCAGGATTTGGGAATTTCGTACGCAATGCAATCCGACAATTCTTTATTAGTGTCCTTACTGAACTTATAGTGTTACTCTGAACCAAATTTCCAGCATTTAGGGAATTTAGGAATTTGACACAGCCTGACTATTGTACTAGTACTCTTACTGTACTTATACTGTTACTCTGTTAGTGACTGAACTTCTATTGTTACTCTGTTAGTGACTTAGTGTTTCAATGATTTggcctggaagaaggaaaataattTAGAAGTATTTGATAAAGAAATTAACTCATATCAACACCATGATGCAAGGTTTCGAGTCTGGACAATATAACTGATCTAGCTAAACTGATGGTGGATACAATGAAGCATCTCTCCTATCCTTTGGTATGAAGCTAAACTGATCTAGCTTCCTGGAAAAGCCATTGGTGGAGACAATTACTAATGAAGTGATCGTTGATCGCTTCCATAAGATGAAAAATCGTCGGGGGAGGAAGTGTAATGATTTAACACCTTAGGCATTATTCTATGTTCATGACTTCCATTAGTATTTACCTGGCTAATCGTGTGTTTTCTCTTGACAGGTAACAGCAACCATATGCAAGATtactattctttttttttttgcaatatccGAGCTATTGGGATATCTGAAGCTTTTTAGTCTATAAAGAGTCTTCACTTTACTGATAAATTTATGAGAAGCAAAGTTAtggcaaaaaaaaatttgtcGTACTACTATTGAATATCTAAATGAAGTATTTATGAGAAAATACTAGTATGTCTATTATATATAATATTAGCATATTAGTGAATTCAAGTCGACATGTTCATGGTTTTCCTATACAAGGGTGCCCCCAGTCAGTTTTTGTCCTGGGTCCGCCACTGATTCAGACAATAATAACATCCAAACAAACTATGCATGCTATCTAAAGGATGAAAAACTACTCCTACATGTTTTGCAAGTTGCGATGAACACCTTTTATCAAGGCAAGCGAACGATCATTACCTTTGTGTGCAAACCTCAGTTGCAGAACAAGCTTGGAAGCACCCAAACCTGCGGCCTCGTGAAACCAACCCCTGGTTCACCCGGATACTTTGCTGTGAAGCATTTACAGGTCCCATCGATCATAGAATACTCGCTCCAGCCCCCAGCccatggcaacgatccgtacacgCAGTCCCCGCGGATCCCTGGAACATCTGGACCAATGCACGCGGCGAAGTCGTCGAAGCCAATGAAGAGCGTCCGTCCTCCGaggctcgtcgccgccgcccacaTCAACTCGTCGGCGTCCCACCGGAAAATCTTGTAGGCGGGGTCGATGGGTCCCACCTTGAAGATGAGCAGGACCTCTCCGCCGCAGTCCCCCAGCAGCGGGGCACCTTTGCTCTCCTGCATAGCCAGTAGAACCTGCGGGTCGAACTCGCCCCCATGGTGCCATATATCCAAAGAGGAGGAACTGTCCTTGGAGGGCGAAGCCGACACGAGGCCGCAGGTGGGGAGGAACCCGTAGAGGACGCCGTTGACGATGTGCCAGTCCTGGATCTCGTGCTCGCCGCCGTAGGACGCGGCGGTCCACTGGGGGCTCGTCCAGGGGCTGCAGCACTGGACGTCGGTGCGGCCCGTGGCGGGGGCGAAGAGGTGGCCGCCGGTGAGGATGACGCGGTCGTGCGGCAGCGGGGGCTTGGGCAGGCGGACCTGCGCGCCGAAGAGCAGgtgggtgacgatgatctcgccgGTGGCGCCGTCGACGGCGACGACCTGGGCGCCGTCGGAGGTGAGGACGCCGCCGGTGCGCGCGAAGGGGAGGCGGGCGCGGaagcggtggaggcggcggtcgGGGACGTGGAAGAGGGCGAGCGAGAAGGaggggcagccgggctcgaggaggTTGAAGAGGGGCAGCGCGGGGGAGCTGGCGGAGTGGGGCACGAGGAGGCACGGCGGCTGCGCGGCGAGGAGGCCCCGGCTGAGCGGCAGCGCGGCGCGGTAGGCGCGGCAGCCGCCGCGGAGGGCGAAGATGTCGTTGAGGTTCGTCAGGTGCTTGGCGATGTCGGGGATCAGCTCCGCCGGGATGTACggcccgtcggcggcggcggcggcggcgggcggatcCGGGCAGCCGTTGGGCGTCGCCATCGGAATTCCTCACTCCGTGGCCGCGATTAGCAGAGGAAATTTATTTGGGGGCGAAGGGAATGGCAGATTAGGGTAGCAACGGCCGGCGGAGTCCATGGAGGGAGCTGATAGTCGGTGACACAGTCAAAGCCCACAAAGGGTTCTTTTTGGTAAGGAAGCTTCTACAGCCCAATGAGTGTGTTTGATT includes these proteins:
- the LOC124677774 gene encoding uncharacterized protein LOC124677774, yielding MATPNGCPDPPAAAAAADGPYIPAELIPDIAKHLTNLNDIFALRGGCRAYRAALPLSRGLLAAQPPCLLVPHSASSPALPLFNLLEPGCPSFSLALFHVPDRRLHRFRARLPFARTGGVLTSDGAQVVAVDGATGEIIVTHLLFGAQVRLPKPPLPHDRVILTGGHLFAPATGRTDVQCCSPWTSPQWTAASYGGEHEIQDWHIVNGVLYGFLPTCGLVSASPSKDSSSSLDIWHHGGEFDPQVLLAMQESKGAPLLGDCGGEVLLIFKVGPIDPAYKIFRWDADELMWAAATSLGGRTLFIGFDDFAACIGPDVPGIRGDCVYGSLPWAGGWSEYSMIDGTCKCFTAKYPGEPGVGFTRPQVWVLPSLFCN